Proteins from one Arthrobacter sp. Soc17.1.1.1 genomic window:
- a CDS encoding lipid II:glycine glycyltransferase FemX, whose amino-acid sequence MSAAPLTYTLLDADAFEGLAAAHPDVVIPLEQSPQWIGFERALGRAPLGIWAYTDAAGAIVATASFVHVVRRFRESVVVVNGPVWFTERTPAAERLLMETVREQFREHPAVTPLYARMQVATLQAPATGPIEHGWYEREIVVDLTPSEADLLKGFRPNARNSIRRAQRNGVEVRNIPREEWTGVFAAELFPIMQETAARDGFQAFDSSYYETLLTELGDHLRLLVAYRDGVALSWLITTEYRGYSVYYFAGSTLEARSTFAPYLLLWEAFRVLKAAGNTACGLTGIASENYPGLANVTTFKRNFSKNVVVVPTTYDIPLDAVRYTAVASLLAARRAAPAVARAAVRRAAGLPWRIGGKRDAVGASAGHS is encoded by the coding sequence GTGAGCGCAGCACCCCTGACCTACACCCTCCTCGACGCCGACGCCTTCGAGGGCCTGGCCGCTGCCCATCCGGACGTGGTGATCCCCCTGGAGCAGTCCCCGCAGTGGATCGGGTTCGAGCGGGCCCTCGGACGCGCGCCCCTCGGTATCTGGGCGTACACGGACGCAGCAGGGGCCATCGTGGCCACGGCGAGCTTCGTGCATGTGGTGCGCCGGTTCAGGGAGTCCGTGGTGGTGGTCAACGGCCCGGTGTGGTTCACCGAGCGCACGCCCGCCGCCGAGCGGCTGCTGATGGAGACCGTGCGGGAGCAGTTCCGGGAGCACCCCGCAGTGACGCCGCTGTACGCGCGGATGCAGGTCGCCACCCTGCAGGCGCCGGCCACCGGGCCCATCGAGCACGGGTGGTACGAGCGGGAGATCGTCGTGGACCTGACGCCGAGTGAGGCGGATCTCCTGAAGGGCTTCCGCCCGAACGCCCGCAACAGCATCCGCCGGGCACAGCGCAACGGCGTCGAGGTCAGGAACATTCCCCGTGAGGAATGGACGGGGGTGTTCGCGGCCGAGCTGTTCCCGATCATGCAGGAGACCGCGGCACGGGACGGCTTCCAGGCCTTCGACTCCTCCTACTACGAGACGCTGCTGACCGAGCTCGGCGACCACCTCCGGCTCCTCGTGGCCTACCGCGACGGGGTGGCGCTCAGCTGGCTCATCACCACCGAGTACCGCGGCTACTCCGTGTACTACTTCGCGGGCAGCACCCTCGAGGCCCGCTCCACGTTCGCGCCCTACCTGCTGCTGTGGGAGGCGTTCCGCGTGCTGAAGGCCGCCGGCAACACGGCGTGCGGGCTGACGGGGATCGCGAGCGAGAACTACCCCGGCCTCGCGAACGTCACCACCTTCAAGCGCAACTTCTCGAAGAACGTGGTGGTGGTCCCCACCACCTACGACATCCCCCTGGATGCTGTGCGCTACACGGCCGTCGCCTCGCTGCTCGCCGCGCGCCGCGCTGCACCGGCCGTCGCACGGGCCGCCGTGCGGCGCGCCGCGGGTCTCCCGTGGCGTATCGGGGGGAAGCGGGACGCGGTCGGTGCGTCCGCCGGGCACAGCTAG
- a CDS encoding formate--tetrahydrofolate ligase, protein MSDLEIARAAAVQPIEDIADAAGIPREALEFHGRFKAKIDPRLLPDRGTRGKVVLVTAMSPTPAGEGKSTCTVGLADSLARAGRRVMIALREPSLGPVLGMKGGATGGGYSQVLPMDEINLHFTGDFHAITSANNALAALIDNHIHQGNELGIDPRRITFKRVLDMNDRALREVVIGLGGPAQGTPRQDGFDITVASEIMAVFCLATDLDDLKRRLADITFGYTFDRTPLTVRDLRVEGALALLLRDALKPNLVQTIAGTPALVHGGPFANIAHGCNSVIATQTARRLADIVVTEAGFGADLGAEKFMDIKARAADVAPDAVVLVATIRALKMHGGVAKADLAHADLDALREGTANLLRHVRNIEKFGASPVVAINRFATDAPEELDWLLAWCAGEGIDAAVADVWGQGGGGPGGDDLAAKVLAALERPVTFAHLYSLDLPVEDKIRIIVQEIYGADGVDFSVPALRRLREIEANGWSGLPVCMAKTQYSFSDDASLLGAPKGFIVHVRDLIPKTGAGFIVALTGSVMTMPGLPKDPAALRMDVDGEGNAVGLS, encoded by the coding sequence ATGAGCGATCTCGAGATTGCCCGCGCCGCCGCGGTCCAGCCCATCGAGGACATCGCGGACGCGGCAGGCATCCCGCGGGAGGCGCTCGAGTTCCACGGGCGCTTCAAGGCGAAGATCGACCCCCGCCTCCTGCCCGACCGCGGGACACGCGGAAAGGTGGTCCTCGTCACCGCCATGAGCCCGACCCCCGCCGGCGAGGGCAAGTCCACCTGCACCGTCGGGCTCGCCGATTCACTCGCCCGGGCCGGCCGCCGCGTCATGATCGCGCTCCGCGAGCCGTCCCTGGGGCCCGTCCTCGGCATGAAGGGCGGGGCCACCGGCGGTGGCTACTCGCAGGTGCTGCCGATGGACGAGATCAACCTGCACTTCACGGGCGACTTCCACGCCATCACGTCGGCGAACAACGCCCTCGCCGCGCTGATCGACAACCACATCCACCAGGGCAACGAGCTCGGCATCGACCCGCGTCGGATCACGTTCAAGCGCGTCCTGGACATGAACGACCGGGCGCTGCGGGAGGTGGTGATCGGTCTCGGCGGTCCCGCGCAGGGCACGCCGCGCCAGGACGGCTTCGACATCACCGTGGCGTCCGAGATCATGGCGGTGTTCTGCCTGGCCACCGACCTGGACGACCTGAAGCGGCGGCTCGCCGACATCACGTTCGGGTACACCTTCGACCGCACGCCGCTGACCGTCCGCGACCTGCGGGTCGAGGGGGCGCTGGCACTGCTGCTCAGGGACGCGCTCAAGCCGAATCTCGTGCAGACCATCGCCGGGACGCCCGCCCTCGTGCACGGCGGGCCGTTCGCCAACATCGCCCACGGCTGCAACTCCGTCATCGCCACGCAGACGGCCCGGCGCCTCGCGGACATCGTGGTCACCGAGGCGGGCTTCGGCGCCGACCTCGGCGCGGAGAAGTTCATGGACATCAAGGCGCGGGCGGCCGACGTTGCGCCGGACGCCGTCGTCCTCGTCGCCACCATCCGGGCCCTCAAGATGCACGGGGGCGTCGCGAAGGCGGACCTGGCGCATGCGGATCTCGATGCCCTCCGCGAGGGGACCGCGAACCTGCTCCGCCATGTGCGGAACATCGAGAAGTTCGGCGCGTCGCCCGTCGTCGCCATCAACCGGTTCGCCACCGACGCGCCGGAGGAACTCGACTGGCTGCTGGCATGGTGTGCCGGGGAGGGCATCGACGCCGCCGTCGCCGACGTGTGGGGGCAGGGAGGCGGCGGGCCCGGCGGCGACGATCTCGCCGCGAAGGTGCTCGCCGCCCTCGAACGGCCCGTCACGTTCGCGCACCTCTACTCCCTCGACCTGCCCGTCGAGGACAAGATCCGGATCATCGTCCAGGAGATCTACGGCGCGGACGGCGTCGACTTCTCCGTGCCCGCCCTGCGCCGCCTCCGGGAGATCGAGGCGAACGGCTGGTCCGGGCTGCCCGTGTGCATGGCGAAGACGCAGTACTCCTTCTCCGACGACGCGAGCCTGCTCGGCGCCCCGAAGGGCTTCATCGTGCACGTCAGGGACCTCATCCCGAAGACGGGTGCGGGGTTCATCGTCGCCCTCACGGGCTCGGTCATGACCATGCCCGGACTGCCGAAGGATCCCGCCGCGCTCCGCATGGACGTGGACGGTGAGGGGAACGCCGTCGGGCTGTCCTAG
- a CDS encoding MerR family transcriptional regulator translates to MRLARLSEVSGTSPASIKFYLRTGLLHPGAVINPTRADYDDGHVRRLRLIQGLRSTVGLGLEDIRRITDALPGAEDSPAERLALLATVQSVVLRLDGAAGAASAGGDALVRAMAWPDETSEARGAVDRHLAVMDAAGVGVGAEVLEAYGRAADAIADVQLAATDLQDSVEDVVLTAAVGIHLHNQLILKIIALAQASRSIRRYGSAGAPDAAGPGQP, encoded by the coding sequence ATGCGACTCGCGCGGCTCAGTGAGGTGTCGGGCACCAGTCCCGCCAGCATCAAGTTCTACCTGCGGACCGGTCTCCTGCACCCGGGAGCGGTGATCAATCCGACGAGGGCCGACTACGACGACGGGCACGTGCGGCGGCTGCGCCTGATCCAGGGCCTGCGATCCACGGTGGGCCTAGGCCTCGAGGACATCCGTCGCATCACCGACGCCCTGCCGGGCGCCGAGGACTCGCCGGCGGAGCGGCTGGCGCTGCTCGCCACGGTGCAGTCGGTGGTCCTCCGGCTCGACGGCGCTGCGGGTGCGGCCTCCGCCGGGGGTGACGCGCTGGTCCGGGCGATGGCCTGGCCGGACGAGACCAGCGAGGCACGCGGGGCCGTCGACCGCCACCTCGCGGTGATGGATGCGGCCGGCGTGGGGGTGGGCGCCGAGGTCCTCGAGGCCTACGGGCGGGCGGCGGACGCGATCGCCGACGTCCAGCTCGCCGCGACCGACCTGCAGGATTCCGTGGAGGATGTCGTGCTGACGGCGGCCGTGGGCATCCACCTGCACAACCAGCTCATCCTGAAGATCATCGCCCTCGCCCAGGCCAGCCGATCGATCAGGCGCTACGGCTCCGCCGGGGCCCCGGACGCGGCAGGGCCGGGACAGCCGTAG
- a CDS encoding inositol-3-phosphate synthase — protein MGQNPIRVAIIGVGNCAASLVQGVHYYRDADASGSIPGLMHVEFGKYHVGDVQFVAAFDVDGKKVGHDLAEAIGASENNTIKIADVPPTGVIVQRGHTLDGLGKYYRETIVESDEEPVDIVAQLKASKADVLVCYLPVGSEHAAKYYAQCAIDAGVAFVNALPVFIAGTKEWADKFTAAGIPIVGDDIKSQIGATITHRVMAKLFEDRGVTLDRTYQLNVGGNMDFKNMLERDRLESKKISKTQAVTSNVKAELRADDVHIGPSDYVAWLDDRKWAFVRLEGRNFGDAPVSLEYKLEVWDSPNSAGVIIDAIRAAKIALDRGIGGPILSASSYFMKSPPEQYADDIAHEKVEAFIRGEIDR, from the coding sequence GTGGGACAGAACCCCATTCGCGTGGCAATCATTGGAGTCGGCAACTGTGCCGCGTCGCTGGTGCAGGGAGTGCACTACTACCGGGACGCGGACGCATCGGGCTCCATCCCCGGACTGATGCATGTCGAGTTCGGCAAGTACCACGTGGGGGACGTGCAGTTCGTCGCGGCGTTCGACGTCGACGGCAAGAAGGTGGGCCACGACCTCGCCGAGGCCATCGGCGCCAGTGAGAACAACACCATCAAGATCGCGGACGTCCCGCCGACCGGTGTGATCGTGCAGCGCGGCCACACCCTCGACGGCCTCGGCAAGTACTACCGCGAGACGATCGTGGAATCCGACGAGGAGCCCGTCGACATCGTCGCGCAGCTCAAGGCATCGAAGGCCGACGTCCTGGTGTGCTACCTGCCCGTCGGCTCCGAGCACGCCGCGAAGTACTACGCCCAGTGCGCCATCGACGCCGGCGTCGCGTTCGTCAACGCCCTGCCCGTCTTCATCGCCGGCACCAAGGAGTGGGCCGACAAGTTCACCGCTGCCGGCATCCCGATCGTCGGCGACGACATCAAGAGCCAGATCGGTGCCACCATCACCCACCGCGTGATGGCGAAGCTGTTCGAGGACCGCGGTGTCACCCTCGACCGGACGTACCAGTTGAACGTCGGCGGCAACATGGACTTCAAGAACATGCTGGAGCGCGACCGCCTCGAGTCGAAGAAGATCTCGAAGACGCAGGCCGTGACCTCCAACGTCAAGGCCGAGCTGCGCGCCGACGACGTGCACATCGGCCCGTCGGACTACGTGGCGTGGCTCGACGATCGCAAGTGGGCCTTCGTGCGCCTCGAAGGCCGCAACTTCGGCGACGCCCCCGTGTCGCTCGAGTACAAGCTCGAGGTCTGGGACTCCCCGAACTCGGCGGGTGTGATCATCGACGCGATCCGTGCGGCGAAGATCGCCCTGGACCGCGGTATCGGCGGCCCGATCCTCTCCGCGTCCAGCTACTTCATGAAGTCCCCGCCGGAGCAGTACGCGGACGACATCGCCCACGAGAAGGTCGAAGCCTTCATCCGCGGCGAGATCGACCGCTAG
- a CDS encoding DUF2306 domain-containing protein, giving the protein MDWTPLLVTHVLAALYALLVGPINILRRRRDRTHHLLGYTWAASMYYVCVSSFWIVSDGHFSWLHGLSALTIVTVSLGILAAVRRDIRAHALNMAGSYLGLLIAFLFAATVPSRSIPALLGSDPGTAWGTAALVAAAVAAVYLTVRPRRPAGSRPRAGSHA; this is encoded by the coding sequence ATGGACTGGACCCCGCTTCTGGTGACCCACGTGCTCGCCGCGCTGTACGCACTGCTGGTCGGACCGATCAACATCCTCCGCCGCCGCCGCGACCGGACGCACCACCTCCTCGGCTACACCTGGGCGGCGTCGATGTACTACGTCTGCGTGAGCAGCTTCTGGATCGTGTCCGACGGGCACTTCAGCTGGCTGCACGGGCTCTCGGCGCTCACGATCGTCACGGTGAGCCTCGGGATCCTGGCGGCGGTGCGCCGGGACATCCGGGCCCACGCCCTGAACATGGCGGGCAGCTACCTCGGGCTCCTCATCGCCTTCCTCTTCGCGGCGACCGTCCCGTCCCGGTCCATTCCGGCGCTGCTGGGCAGCGACCCCGGCACGGCATGGGGCACCGCGGCGCTCGTCGCCGCCGCCGTCGCCGCCGTCTACCTCACGGTCCGGCCCCGGCGGCCCGCCGGCTCCCGCCCGCGCGCCGGGTCGCACGCCTAG
- a CDS encoding phytoene desaturase family protein yields the protein MPDVVVVGAGPNGLAAAVVMARAGLSVRLHESAPTIGGGSRSLHLMDEEHLHDFCSAVHPMALASPFFRDFELSRRIGFAVPEVSFAHPLDGGRAGVAYRSLEHTVAGLGVDGDAYRRLLGPLTEREQGILAFTLNSVLRIPKKPAAAVRFGLAVLDQGLPSWNRRFSTDEARALVTGVMAHPVGTLPSLTGAGAGLVLNLLAHTVGWPIPVGGSQSIADALALDLRQHGGEIVTDSRVETLAEVSDARAVLLDVAPKTFQSMSRGRLPGAYAAALSAFTYGNAACKVDFILSGPVPWTHPELHRAGTAHLGGTREEIAAGEKQVRQGRHPDSPYVLLSQPSSFDPTRAPEGRHTLWTYCHVPRGSTRDMAEAITAQIERFAPGFRDVVVRSHTTTASALEAYNANYVGGDFSSGAVNLRQIVARPVPSLQPWATPIKGVYLCSQSTPPGPGVHGMAGLTAARLALKKEFGLPVPALGLQR from the coding sequence ATGCCAGATGTCGTGGTCGTCGGTGCGGGTCCGAACGGGCTCGCCGCCGCCGTCGTCATGGCGCGCGCCGGACTCTCGGTGCGCCTCCACGAGTCCGCGCCGACGATCGGCGGCGGATCGCGGTCCCTCCACCTCATGGACGAGGAGCATCTCCACGACTTCTGCTCCGCGGTCCACCCGATGGCCCTCGCCTCACCGTTCTTCCGGGACTTCGAGCTGAGCCGCCGCATCGGGTTCGCCGTCCCCGAGGTCTCCTTCGCCCACCCGCTGGACGGCGGCCGGGCGGGAGTGGCCTACCGGAGCCTGGAGCACACCGTCGCAGGGCTCGGCGTGGACGGCGACGCCTACCGCCGCCTCCTGGGGCCGCTCACCGAACGCGAGCAGGGCATCCTCGCCTTCACGCTGAACTCCGTCCTGCGCATCCCGAAGAAGCCCGCGGCGGCGGTGCGGTTCGGCCTCGCCGTCCTCGACCAGGGGCTGCCCTCGTGGAACCGCCGCTTCAGTACCGACGAGGCCCGGGCCCTCGTCACGGGCGTCATGGCACACCCCGTGGGGACGCTGCCGTCACTGACCGGTGCCGGGGCCGGCCTGGTGCTGAACCTCCTCGCGCACACGGTCGGGTGGCCCATCCCCGTCGGCGGCTCGCAGTCCATCGCCGACGCGCTGGCCCTCGATCTGCGGCAGCACGGCGGCGAGATCGTGACGGACAGCAGGGTCGAGACCCTCGCCGAGGTGTCGGACGCGCGGGCGGTGCTCCTCGACGTGGCACCGAAGACCTTCCAGTCGATGTCCCGGGGCCGCCTCCCGGGCGCCTACGCGGCCGCCCTGTCCGCCTTCACCTACGGCAACGCGGCCTGCAAGGTGGACTTCATCCTGTCCGGTCCCGTCCCCTGGACGCATCCGGAGCTGCACCGGGCGGGTACGGCACACCTCGGCGGGACGCGCGAGGAGATCGCGGCCGGCGAGAAGCAGGTCAGGCAGGGCAGGCACCCGGACAGCCCGTACGTCCTCCTGTCGCAGCCGTCGTCGTTCGACCCCACGCGTGCACCGGAGGGCCGGCACACGCTCTGGACCTACTGCCATGTCCCGCGCGGCTCCACCCGGGACATGGCCGAGGCCATCACGGCGCAGATCGAGCGGTTCGCCCCCGGCTTCCGGGACGTCGTCGTGCGGAGCCACACCACGACGGCGAGCGCGCTCGAGGCCTACAACGCCAACTACGTGGGCGGCGACTTCAGCAGCGGTGCCGTGAACCTTCGCCAGATCGTCGCCCGGCCCGTGCCGTCCCTGCAGCCGTGGGCGACGCCGATCAAGGGCGTCTACCTCTGTTCCCAGTCCACGCCGCCCGGGCCGGGCGTGCACGGCATGGCCGGCCTCACCGCGGCGAGGCTCGCGCTGAAGAAGGAGTTCGGGCTGCCCGTGCCGGCGCTGGGACTGCAGCGCTGA
- a CDS encoding glycosyltransferase family 87 protein — protein MTSGAGRRGPYRISIPSRADPLLRRLVEGVGGPLGRHSDPGRVSPHRFTVERVLILLTVLSAVLAVIAKNPCRLTGWRAPDYFYRACYSDWTELYQSRGLGEGIRPFITPGALFEYPVLLGLLASAMAFLVDLIAGDAASATASLVYFDVNAVFVAAVWILTVLATLRLAGRRPWDAAIVAASPVIILSGTINWDLWAVLLATAGMLAFARDQPVLAGVLWGLGTAVKLYPVLVLGAVLVLAIRTGRYGPCVAAFAGLTVTWLAVNVPFLLRDPAAWGYFLTFSETRDAGFSSGWYVYNALAREAGAPVLSPDAVNTGAAALFALACLGIAVLALRARRRPRLASLALLIVGAFVLCNKVYSPQYALWLVPLIALAVPRWRVVLAWQLVEMLHWWAVWLYLGARTSGGVPEHNLGLGLYAWAVVAHILMTAYVVGVVVREILDPHRDIVRRIGIDDPQGGPFDRAPDRTTFHRRRRPQASGSGSPSRLGLQDHRHRPAEDHQ, from the coding sequence ATGACCTCGGGTGCGGGACGACGCGGACCGTACCGCATCAGCATCCCGAGCCGGGCCGACCCGCTGCTCCGCCGGCTCGTCGAGGGAGTCGGCGGACCGCTCGGCCGGCACTCCGATCCGGGGCGTGTGTCACCGCACCGATTCACGGTGGAGCGTGTGCTCATCCTCCTCACGGTCCTCTCGGCCGTCCTCGCGGTGATCGCCAAGAATCCCTGCCGGCTCACCGGATGGAGGGCACCCGACTACTTCTACCGCGCGTGCTACTCGGACTGGACCGAGCTCTACCAGAGCCGGGGACTGGGCGAAGGCATCCGCCCGTTCATCACACCCGGTGCCCTCTTCGAGTACCCCGTCCTCCTCGGCCTGCTCGCGTCCGCCATGGCGTTCCTCGTGGATCTGATCGCCGGGGATGCGGCGTCCGCGACGGCGTCGCTCGTGTACTTCGACGTCAATGCCGTGTTCGTCGCCGCGGTGTGGATCCTGACCGTGCTCGCGACGCTCCGGCTCGCCGGTCGACGCCCCTGGGACGCGGCGATCGTCGCGGCCTCGCCGGTCATCATCCTCTCCGGCACGATCAACTGGGACCTGTGGGCGGTTCTGCTGGCGACGGCGGGCATGCTCGCCTTCGCCCGCGACCAGCCGGTGCTCGCGGGCGTCCTGTGGGGGCTCGGGACGGCGGTGAAGCTCTACCCGGTCCTGGTGCTCGGCGCGGTCCTGGTCCTGGCGATCCGCACCGGCAGGTACGGGCCCTGCGTGGCTGCCTTCGCAGGCCTCACCGTTACCTGGCTCGCGGTGAACGTGCCCTTCCTGCTCCGCGACCCGGCTGCCTGGGGCTACTTCCTCACCTTCTCCGAGACGCGCGACGCCGGGTTCTCCTCGGGCTGGTACGTGTACAACGCGCTCGCCCGCGAGGCCGGTGCCCCCGTGCTCTCCCCGGACGCCGTCAACACGGGGGCTGCGGCCCTCTTCGCGCTCGCCTGCCTGGGTATCGCGGTCCTCGCCTTGCGGGCACGACGGCGTCCCCGCCTGGCGTCGCTCGCCCTCCTGATCGTCGGCGCCTTCGTGCTGTGCAACAAGGTCTACTCGCCGCAGTACGCCCTCTGGCTCGTACCGCTGATCGCGCTCGCCGTACCACGCTGGCGCGTGGTCCTGGCTTGGCAGCTCGTCGAAATGCTCCACTGGTGGGCCGTGTGGCTCTATCTCGGGGCCCGGACGAGCGGGGGAGTGCCCGAGCACAATCTCGGACTCGGGCTGTATGCCTGGGCGGTCGTAGCTCATATACTCATGACGGCATACGTAGTGGGCGTCGTGGTGCGGGAGATCCTCGATCCGCACCGCGACATCGTGCGGCGCATCGGCATCGACGATCCGCAGGGCGGGCCGTTCGACCGGGCGCCGGACCGGACGACCTTCCACCGCAGGCGCCGCCCGCAGGCATCCGGGTCCGGCAGCCCTTCTCGGCTAGGGTTGCAGGACCACCGTCACCGACCAGCGGAAGATCACCAGTGA
- the efeU gene encoding iron uptake transporter permease EfeU, with protein MFANYLIGLREGLEAALVVVILVAYLVKIGRRDLLPGIWLGVSLAAALSLGFGALLTYGTHGLTFEAQEAIGGTLSIIAVGLVTWMVFWMARTARNLRGELHGRVDRHLAAGGRGLVVVAFLAVGREGLETALFLWSAVQATGQTTQPIVGAALGLASAVVLGWMFYRGMLRINLSRFFTWTGGMLIVVAAGVLSYGVHDLQEAGILPGLGTLMFDVSAAVPPSSWYGTLLKGTVNFSPATTWLEGIAWLAYTIPTMTLFIRQSVRRAPAPAAQSRTPQGVQ; from the coding sequence ATGTTCGCCAACTACCTGATCGGCCTGCGCGAAGGCCTCGAGGCCGCCCTGGTGGTGGTCATCCTCGTCGCCTACCTCGTGAAGATCGGGCGCAGGGACCTGCTGCCGGGCATCTGGCTCGGGGTGTCGCTCGCCGCAGCGCTCTCCCTCGGCTTCGGTGCGCTGCTCACCTACGGCACGCACGGACTCACGTTCGAGGCACAGGAGGCCATCGGCGGGACCCTGTCCATCATCGCCGTGGGCCTCGTCACCTGGATGGTGTTCTGGATGGCACGCACGGCCAGGAACCTGCGCGGGGAGCTGCACGGCCGGGTGGACCGCCACCTCGCAGCGGGCGGCAGGGGCCTCGTAGTCGTCGCGTTCCTCGCCGTCGGACGCGAGGGGCTCGAGACCGCCCTGTTCCTCTGGTCCGCGGTGCAGGCCACCGGACAGACCACGCAGCCGATCGTCGGCGCCGCCCTGGGCCTCGCCTCCGCCGTGGTGCTCGGCTGGATGTTCTACCGCGGGATGCTGCGCATCAACCTCTCGAGGTTCTTCACGTGGACGGGCGGCATGCTGATCGTCGTCGCGGCCGGGGTGCTCTCCTACGGCGTCCACGACCTCCAGGAGGCGGGCATCCTGCCCGGCCTCGGCACCCTGATGTTCGACGTGAGCGCGGCCGTCCCGCCGTCGAGCTGGTACGGCACGCTGCTCAAGGGCACCGTCAACTTCTCCCCCGCCACCACCTGGCTCGAGGGCATCGCCTGGCTGGCCTACACCATCCCCACCATGACCCTGTTCATCCGGCAGAGCGTGCGCCGTGCGCCCGCTCCCGCCGCGCAGTCCCGTACCCCCCAAGGAGTCCAGTGA
- a CDS encoding phosphatase — translation MNAAELADYLDSVRITGQVATPRQDNLRHMRLFLEGDEHLGFGVELTRPWSFDDVFDLMHERVGTSPDRGHTDGQDTIDAERCVAALDRLADRLGASARRGERILFATGHPAGLLPVHAAFARAAAAAGADVVQVPEGRRFGAGDIRQVFGVLVWHQHGGLMHTHFPDPMRLSLETLAEHGLAAPDLVVADHGWAGQAASSGIPTLGFADCNDPGLFVSEAQGQVEVAVPLDDNVCPGLYAPLIAYVLERAGLPAA, via the coding sequence GTGAATGCCGCAGAGCTTGCCGACTACCTCGACTCCGTCCGCATCACAGGCCAGGTGGCCACGCCGCGGCAGGACAACCTCAGGCACATGCGCCTGTTCCTCGAGGGCGACGAGCACCTCGGGTTCGGCGTGGAGCTCACCCGGCCATGGAGCTTCGACGACGTCTTCGACCTCATGCACGAGCGCGTGGGCACGAGCCCGGACCGTGGACACACCGACGGCCAGGACACCATCGACGCGGAGAGATGCGTCGCGGCCCTGGACCGCCTCGCCGACCGCCTCGGTGCGTCTGCGCGCCGGGGCGAGCGCATCCTCTTCGCCACCGGCCATCCGGCGGGCCTGCTGCCCGTCCACGCGGCCTTCGCCCGTGCCGCGGCCGCCGCGGGGGCCGACGTCGTGCAGGTCCCCGAGGGGCGGCGCTTCGGAGCCGGCGACATCCGCCAGGTGTTCGGGGTCCTCGTCTGGCACCAGCACGGCGGCCTGATGCACACGCACTTCCCCGACCCCATGCGGCTGAGCCTCGAGACACTCGCCGAGCACGGCCTCGCGGCTCCGGACCTCGTGGTCGCCGACCACGGGTGGGCGGGACAGGCCGCGTCATCGGGGATCCCCACCCTCGGCTTCGCCGACTGCAACGACCCCGGGTTGTTCGTGTCCGAGGCGCAGGGCCAGGTGGAGGTGGCCGTCCCGCTCGACGACAACGTCTGCCCCGGACTGTACGCACCGCTCATCGCCTACGTCCTCGAACGTGCCGGGCTTCCGGCGGCATGA